From the Roseiconus lacunae genome, one window contains:
- a CDS encoding lipase family protein, whose product MSQKPVNGLIAIAVLCMFGAVANGQDRPTEVTALRPYVPSVRDLARYSTPSPIDEWEWMLTCQASYYANPSTFIDIAFWADSRYRDDLVISLHQTGVATGMRRWGFNKVEMFYDRTFLTDTRGFIAYSDDTVVVSFSGSEFSDGFVDWWGTDANVLLVDGSDYGVAGRVHMGFAMSAETVYAQILARVDAASKAGKRVLITGHSLGGAVATLTASRLERDGVDVAALYAFANPLVGDAEFCLDLASSGITCVRTYNHLDPVPRYPINLSVIPYLASLVRDYVHVPSMEVYFDSEMNAVLCPSQERLEDELYFLTAVDPRAHDTALYLLLTYANLSSQAIAVVPTPDI is encoded by the coding sequence ATGTCTCAAAAGCCAGTTAACGGATTGATTGCGATCGCAGTTCTTTGCATGTTCGGAGCAGTTGCGAACGGACAAGACCGACCGACAGAGGTGACTGCTCTCAGACCATACGTTCCATCTGTTCGCGATCTAGCCAGGTATTCAACTCCTTCGCCGATCGATGAGTGGGAGTGGATGCTGACCTGCCAAGCAAGCTATTACGCCAACCCAAGTACGTTCATCGATATCGCTTTCTGGGCTGACTCTCGTTACCGCGACGACTTGGTGATCTCGCTTCACCAAACAGGCGTTGCGACCGGCATGCGGCGATGGGGATTCAATAAAGTGGAGATGTTCTACGACCGAACGTTCTTGACCGACACTCGTGGGTTTATCGCCTATAGCGACGATACCGTAGTCGTCTCATTCTCGGGTTCCGAGTTTTCAGATGGATTTGTCGATTGGTGGGGCACCGACGCGAACGTCTTGCTTGTTGACGGATCCGACTATGGCGTCGCTGGCCGTGTGCACATGGGGTTTGCCATGTCTGCTGAAACAGTCTACGCCCAGATTCTGGCAAGAGTCGACGCGGCGTCAAAAGCAGGCAAGCGTGTGTTGATCACCGGGCACAGCTTGGGCGGTGCGGTGGCAACACTGACGGCCAGTCGGCTGGAACGTGACGGAGTCGATGTCGCGGCACTTTATGCGTTCGCAAACCCGCTCGTTGGTGACGCCGAATTTTGCCTGGATCTCGCGTCAAGCGGCATCACTTGTGTTCGGACCTACAACCACTTGGATCCCGTACCGCGATACCCGATCAACTTATCCGTCATCCCATATTTGGCTTCGCTCGTCAGGGACTACGTGCACGTGCCGAGTATGGAAGTGTACTTTGACTCAGAGATGAACGCGGTGCTCTGTCCATCCCAAGAGCGTTTGGAGGACGAGCTCTACTTCTTGACTGCAGTCGATCCA